One genomic segment of Alkalimarinus alittae includes these proteins:
- the glmS gene encoding glutamine--fructose-6-phosphate transaminase (isomerizing), which produces MCGIVGAVAQRDVAEILVEGLRRLEYRGYDSAGVALLTKEGDFSRVRRVGKVKALADALEENPCAGGTGIAHTRWATHGEPNELNAHPHTSGDRIAVVHNGIIENHHALREMLTKQGYEFTSDTDTEVIVHLVHFELTRHDTLLAAFQATIKQLEGAYGAVVMDKTDPDRLIAARSGSPLVIGYGIGENFLASDQLALLPVTRNFSFLEEGDIAELTRQRVTIYDTNGKQVERQIKESDITHDAGDKGPFKHYMLKEIYEQPIAIKNTLNDRIVAGKISAETFGTNAEDILKDIKHVQIIACGTSYNAGMTARYWFEEVAGISCNVEIASEFRYRKAVVHPNSLLVTISQSGETADTLAALRLAKEIGFKSSLTICNVPGSSMVRESDLAYMMNAGAEIGVASTKAFTVQLTGLLLLVAAIGKYNDMDSETEATIVKALLSLPAKIEQALDMNDEIKLLAEDFADKQHSLFLGRGDQYPIAMEGALKLKEISYIHAEAYAAGELKHGPLALIDAHMPVIVVAPNNELLEKLHSNVEEVRARGGLMYVFADTGAQFKSDETMKVLDVPQCDKIIAPILYTVPLQLLSYHVALIKGTDVDQPRNLAKSVTVE; this is translated from the coding sequence AGACGTGTTGGTAAAGTGAAGGCGCTGGCCGATGCACTGGAAGAGAACCCTTGTGCAGGTGGAACCGGAATTGCACATACCCGTTGGGCTACTCATGGTGAGCCTAATGAGTTAAATGCACATCCTCATACATCGGGTGATCGTATCGCCGTTGTACATAACGGTATTATTGAAAATCACCACGCATTGCGCGAAATGTTAACTAAGCAAGGATATGAATTCACTTCTGATACCGATACTGAAGTTATAGTTCACCTTGTACACTTTGAGTTGACTAGGCACGATACGCTGTTAGCTGCATTCCAAGCCACCATTAAACAGCTTGAAGGTGCTTATGGTGCCGTAGTGATGGATAAGACTGATCCTGATCGTCTAATTGCAGCACGCTCAGGTAGCCCATTGGTTATTGGTTATGGCATCGGTGAAAACTTTTTAGCTTCAGATCAGTTAGCACTATTACCGGTTACGCGTAACTTCTCATTCCTTGAAGAAGGCGATATAGCAGAGCTGACACGTCAGCGTGTAACGATTTACGATACTAACGGCAAGCAGGTCGAGCGACAGATAAAAGAATCTGATATCACTCATGATGCTGGAGACAAAGGGCCGTTCAAACACTATATGCTCAAAGAAATATACGAGCAGCCTATCGCTATCAAAAACACCCTAAATGATCGAATTGTTGCGGGTAAGATTTCAGCAGAAACTTTTGGTACCAATGCAGAGGATATCCTAAAAGATATCAAGCATGTTCAGATTATTGCTTGTGGTACTAGCTACAACGCAGGTATGACGGCTCGCTATTGGTTTGAAGAGGTGGCCGGCATTTCGTGTAATGTAGAAATTGCCTCTGAGTTTCGCTATCGGAAGGCAGTCGTTCACCCAAATTCCTTATTAGTGACCATCTCTCAGTCAGGTGAAACTGCAGATACGCTCGCTGCATTAAGACTTGCTAAAGAAATTGGTTTCAAATCAAGCCTAACGATTTGTAACGTACCAGGTTCATCTATGGTGCGTGAGTCAGATTTGGCCTATATGATGAATGCAGGTGCTGAAATAGGCGTAGCTTCAACAAAGGCATTTACCGTTCAACTAACTGGTTTATTATTGCTGGTAGCGGCCATCGGAAAGTACAACGATATGGATTCGGAGACCGAAGCCACTATTGTTAAAGCATTACTTTCTTTACCGGCTAAAATCGAACAAGCACTGGATATGAATGATGAAATCAAGCTATTGGCAGAAGATTTCGCTGATAAGCAACATAGCTTGTTCTTAGGTCGAGGTGATCAGTATCCTATCGCAATGGAAGGGGCGCTTAAACTTAAAGAGATTTCCTATATTCACGCAGAAGCGTATGCTGCCGGAGAACTCAAACATGGCCCGCTAGCGCTTATTGATGCACATATGCCAGTAATTGTTGTTGCCCCTAACAATGAACTACTTGAAAAACTGCACTCCAACGTAGAAGAAGTCAGAGCACGTGGCGGCTTGATGTACGTCTTTGCAGATACCGGCGCACAGTTTAAAAGTGATGAGACCATGAAGGTATTAGACGTACCTCAGTGCGATAAAATCATAGCACCGATATTGTACACAGTGCCACTTCAGCTACTTAGCTATCATGTTGCTTTGATTAAAGGTACAGATGTTGATCAGCCTAGAAATCTAGCAAAATCAGTAACGGTAGAGTAG
- a CDS encoding cation transporter — translation MGSHCCSEKKFEGVSVRYKRVLWVVIALNAIMFGVEMTAGLFAQSQALQADALDFLADSVTYALSLWVIGKSIRMRTTVAIGKGLSLSFIGAWVLLSTIYQMTGVHSPEPVTMSWVAAAALGVNILSVILLISYKDGDANVRSVWLCSRNDAIGNVAVILAASGVWATQSGWPDLIVAFFMATLFFSSSLQIIRQALAERREALLHNTM, via the coding sequence ATGGGGTCTCACTGCTGTTCAGAAAAAAAGTTCGAAGGTGTATCCGTCCGCTATAAACGCGTTTTATGGGTGGTCATCGCGTTAAATGCAATAATGTTTGGGGTGGAAATGACTGCAGGGTTGTTTGCTCAATCGCAAGCCTTACAGGCGGACGCGCTAGACTTTTTAGCTGACTCGGTGACCTATGCGTTAAGTCTATGGGTCATCGGCAAGTCTATACGTATGCGCACTACGGTTGCTATCGGTAAAGGTCTAAGCCTGAGTTTTATAGGTGCTTGGGTATTACTCTCAACGATATACCAAATGACAGGTGTTCACAGCCCAGAACCCGTCACTATGAGCTGGGTGGCCGCTGCAGCGTTAGGCGTTAACATACTGAGCGTCATATTGCTTATCTCATATAAGGACGGGGATGCAAATGTGAGATCAGTTTGGTTATGCAGTCGAAATGATGCCATCGGCAATGTCGCCGTCATCCTCGCAGCGAGTGGCGTTTGGGCGACGCAATCAGGTTGGCCTGATCTAATCGTGGCATTTTTTATGGCCACATTATTCTTCAGTTCATCTTTGCAAATTATCCGTCAGGCTTTAGCTGAGAGGCGTGAAGCTTTGCTACATAACACTATGTAA
- a CDS encoding MerR family transcriptional regulator, translating to MKNFPIGKLSEITGCKIPTIRYYEDEGLLQRPYRTEGNQRRYNSEHLKRLKFIMHSKGLGFTLGEVRELIGLSKNEPVGHEADLIVEKHLQSVELKIARLQSLSKELKNMLDACSEGETDGCMVLEAIFDHSLCQNEH from the coding sequence ATGAAAAATTTTCCTATAGGTAAGTTGTCTGAGATAACAGGATGTAAAATTCCGACGATTCGATATTACGAAGATGAAGGATTGCTTCAACGCCCATATCGCACTGAAGGAAACCAAAGACGCTACAACTCAGAGCATTTAAAAAGGCTGAAATTCATAATGCACTCAAAAGGTCTTGGGTTTACTTTGGGTGAGGTTCGCGAGTTGATTGGTTTATCGAAAAATGAACCTGTAGGTCATGAAGCAGATTTAATCGTCGAAAAACATCTTCAATCGGTAGAGCTGAAAATTGCGAGATTACAGTCTTTGAGTAAAGAACTGAAGAATATGCTGGATGCATGCTCAGAAGGCGAAACAGATGGCTGTATGGTGTTAGAGGCTATTTTTGATCATTCACTATGTCAAAATGAGCATTAA
- a CDS encoding universal stress protein — protein MNKIITCVDGSAYSDAVCNAGIWAAKKLKKPILFLHAIEKKNTADVEDLSGAIGLGARSSLLKEMSSLDQQRSKLALEVGKELLAHACELAKQNGCNEVEKTQRHSDIVEAICDLESDARFVVIGRSGESHGQDFKAVGSHIEQVIRQVHTPILIANKDFKEPKSFMLAYDGRETADKAVKRIIEGGLLHNLTCHLVTVKNSQKDLVDKFKRTEAMLVESGFEVKSSYLEGNIFNSLMDYKTDNNVEMLVMGAFSRSKIAQAFLGSNTLKMIEKVHLPLVVLR, from the coding sequence ATGAATAAAATCATAACATGTGTGGATGGCTCAGCTTATTCAGATGCGGTTTGTAATGCCGGTATCTGGGCTGCAAAGAAACTTAAAAAGCCTATTTTGTTTTTGCATGCCATTGAAAAGAAAAACACCGCTGACGTGGAAGATTTGAGCGGTGCTATCGGCTTGGGTGCACGCTCGTCCTTATTAAAAGAAATGTCATCACTTGATCAGCAAAGAAGCAAGTTAGCGTTAGAAGTCGGTAAAGAGCTACTCGCTCACGCTTGTGAATTAGCTAAACAGAACGGTTGTAACGAAGTTGAGAAGACACAACGGCATAGTGATATTGTAGAAGCCATATGTGACCTTGAGTCTGATGCGCGCTTTGTGGTGATTGGTCGCTCAGGAGAAAGCCATGGGCAAGATTTTAAAGCGGTTGGCTCTCATATAGAACAAGTCATTAGACAAGTTCATACCCCTATTCTGATAGCTAATAAGGATTTTAAAGAGCCAAAGAGCTTTATGCTAGCATATGACGGACGCGAGACCGCTGATAAGGCGGTTAAGCGGATTATCGAGGGAGGCTTGCTGCATAATCTAACCTGCCACCTAGTAACTGTTAAAAACAGTCAAAAAGACTTAGTAGATAAATTTAAGCGCACTGAAGCAATGCTGGTAGAAAGTGGTTTTGAGGTTAAATCTAGCTATTTAGAAGGTAATATCTTCAATTCGTTAATGGACTACAAAACTGACAACAATGTAGAAATGCTAGTGATGGGGGCTTTCTCTCGCTCTAAAATCGCTCAAGCATTTTTGGGTAGTAATACGCTTAAAATGATAGAGAAGGTTCATTTACCTTTGGTTGTTTTACGTTAG
- a CDS encoding SulP family inorganic anion transporter, with protein sequence MLEKIKLDWLSNIRGDLLAGTVVALALIPEAIAFSIIAGVDPKVGLYSSFCIAVIISIVGGRPGMISAATGAMALLMVTLVKDHGLEYLLAATLLTGLIQIIAGYLKLGGLMRFVSRSVVTGFVNALAILIFMAQLPELTNVTWHVYAMTAAGLGIIYLFPYLPGIGKSVPSPLVCIVVLTGVAIFMGLDIRTVGDMGELPDTLPIFLWPDVPLNLDTLLIILPYSIGLAVVGLLESMMTATIVDDLTDTKSDKNKECKGQGVANIGAGLMGGMAGCAMIGQSIINVKSGGRGRLSTFTAGTLLIIMVVFLDEWIKQIPMAALVAVMIMVSIGTFSWSSITDLKKHPISTNIVMISTVIVVVATHNLALGVLVGVLLATLFFANKIGRFMVVKSAQSNDDVRTYQVSGQVFFASSEQFIESFDFKEVVDKVIIDLTHAHFWDITAVSSLDKVVIKFRREGAEVEVIGMSQATETIVDKFGAHNDPKEVEKLMAGH encoded by the coding sequence ATGCTTGAAAAAATTAAACTCGATTGGCTCTCTAATATACGGGGAGACTTACTGGCAGGGACGGTTGTTGCACTGGCTTTGATTCCTGAAGCTATCGCATTTTCTATTATTGCAGGGGTCGACCCTAAAGTAGGTCTGTACTCCTCATTCTGCATTGCGGTCATCATTTCGATCGTCGGTGGCCGACCAGGGATGATTTCTGCAGCAACGGGCGCAATGGCCCTACTCATGGTCACGTTGGTAAAAGACCACGGACTAGAATACCTGCTTGCTGCAACACTGTTAACAGGTCTTATCCAAATTATTGCAGGCTACTTAAAGCTAGGCGGTTTAATGCGCTTTGTTTCTCGCTCTGTCGTAACAGGGTTTGTCAATGCGCTGGCCATCCTTATCTTTATGGCTCAATTACCCGAGCTCACCAACGTCACATGGCATGTATATGCCATGACAGCAGCTGGACTGGGTATTATTTATCTATTCCCTTACCTTCCAGGCATCGGAAAGTCAGTCCCATCACCTTTAGTATGTATCGTAGTGTTGACTGGGGTGGCTATCTTTATGGGGCTCGATATTCGTACAGTTGGCGATATGGGGGAACTACCTGATACTTTACCTATATTTTTATGGCCTGATGTTCCTCTAAATCTAGATACTTTATTGATAATTCTACCTTATTCCATCGGCCTTGCTGTTGTTGGCTTACTCGAGTCCATGATGACGGCAACCATCGTTGATGACTTAACAGACACGAAAAGTGATAAAAATAAAGAGTGTAAGGGTCAGGGCGTAGCGAACATTGGTGCAGGCCTCATGGGTGGTATGGCAGGTTGTGCGATGATTGGTCAGTCAATCATCAATGTGAAGTCTGGCGGTAGAGGAAGACTGTCGACCTTCACTGCGGGTACCTTACTCATCATCATGGTTGTTTTCTTAGATGAATGGATAAAGCAAATACCAATGGCCGCACTCGTCGCGGTGATGATCATGGTTTCTATCGGAACCTTCTCTTGGAGTTCTATTACAGACTTGAAGAAACACCCTATATCTACCAATATCGTTATGATCTCGACCGTCATCGTCGTTGTAGCAACCCACAACTTAGCACTAGGTGTGTTAGTGGGCGTGCTGTTAGCAACGTTATTCTTTGCCAACAAGATTGGCCGGTTTATGGTGGTTAAATCAGCGCAATCGAATGATGATGTTCGCACCTACCAAGTATCTGGGCAGGTATTCTTTGCATCATCTGAGCAGTTTATTGAGTCCTTCGACTTTAAAGAAGTAGTAGATAAAGTCATTATTGATCTTACTCATGCTCATTTCTGGGATATTACTGCAGTATCATCTTTAGATAAGGTCGTGATTAAATTTAGGCGAGAAGGGGCTGAAGTAGAAGTCATCGGCATGTCTCAAGCGACAGAGACAATTGTTGACAAATTTGGCGCCCACAACGACCCTAAAGAAGTTGAAAAGCTTATGGCCGGACACTAA
- a CDS encoding DUF3592 domain-containing protein, translating into MKTISIVKNTFGLIGLAMLIGTFLVYQNTQSFLATAHITNGTVIDLVSSRSNNGTTYAPVVVFHTQNDQEIVFTSSSGSNPASYNINESVEVLYQPETPNDAKINSFFSLWGLCMIMGFLGTTFFAVGLGITLVGRANKKRIRHLKANGTPIETTFQSVEVNESLVVNGSSPYQIHTQWTNPENAKLHIFKSENMWFDPSKHIKDDKITVLIDRHNPKKYYVDTSFLPEVAA; encoded by the coding sequence ATGAAAACTATCTCTATCGTAAAGAACACGTTTGGATTAATCGGTCTGGCGATGCTAATAGGCACGTTCTTGGTTTACCAAAACACCCAATCATTTTTAGCAACAGCCCATATTACAAACGGGACGGTTATAGACCTCGTCAGTTCACGTTCAAACAACGGTACTACTTATGCTCCGGTTGTTGTTTTCCACACACAGAATGACCAAGAAATCGTATTCACCTCGTCTAGCGGCAGCAACCCTGCTAGCTACAATATTAATGAAAGCGTTGAGGTACTCTATCAACCCGAAACACCCAACGACGCAAAGATAAACAGCTTTTTCTCGCTATGGGGTCTTTGTATGATCATGGGCTTTTTAGGTACTACTTTCTTTGCTGTAGGGTTAGGTATTACTCTCGTTGGCCGCGCAAACAAAAAGAGAATACGTCACTTAAAAGCCAACGGTACTCCTATCGAAACCACGTTTCAAAGTGTCGAAGTCAATGAATCATTAGTCGTTAATGGGAGCAGTCCTTATCAAATCCATACTCAATGGACCAACCCAGAAAACGCCAAGCTGCATATATTTAAAAGTGAGAACATGTGGTTTGACCCCAGCAAGCATATTAAAGACGATAAAATAACGGTATTAATCGATAGACATAACCCTAAAAAGTATTATGTTGATACGTCGTTTTTACCTGAGGTCGCCGCTTAA
- a CDS encoding acyl-CoA desaturase, with product MKKPNIIWINVLIFSITGLVALVGVPWYGVVHGYDGYHLLATVLCIGYCGMSITAGYHRLWSHHAYEANIVIRVLYAIGGAFALQNSALHWSSDHRIHHRYVDNNEKDPYSAKKGFWYSHIGWMLREYQRERYDDYSNVADLKRDPVVIWQHKYYLLLAALTNFGIPLAIGFWHGDVWGMLLTVGVLRLVISHHVTFFINSLAHLWGRQPYSDKNTAKDNALIAYFTFGEGYHNYHHSFQFDYRNGIRWWQFDPTKWLIWSLNKVGLAQNLRTCGNDRIEKAKAHMLLQKANERLSALPNADEISAILHAEYEHLVEHINQAYEAKKAWLELQKNHLIEACDKSEAMKQYKELKSNLQEQRERWNSLVTQYA from the coding sequence ATGAAAAAACCCAATATCATTTGGATCAATGTACTTATATTTTCAATCACAGGGCTAGTCGCGTTAGTCGGTGTGCCTTGGTATGGGGTCGTTCATGGTTATGATGGCTATCATTTGCTAGCCACTGTACTTTGCATTGGTTACTGCGGCATGTCTATTACAGCCGGCTATCACCGTCTTTGGTCGCATCATGCTTACGAAGCTAATATCGTTATTCGTGTTCTTTATGCCATAGGGGGTGCTTTTGCACTTCAGAATAGCGCGTTGCATTGGTCGTCTGATCATCGCATACACCACCGCTATGTTGATAACAACGAAAAAGACCCCTATTCCGCCAAAAAAGGATTCTGGTATTCACATATCGGCTGGATGCTAAGAGAGTACCAGCGCGAGCGCTACGACGATTACTCTAACGTTGCTGATTTAAAGCGTGACCCTGTTGTCATATGGCAGCACAAGTACTACCTCCTGCTTGCGGCTCTCACAAACTTCGGTATCCCTTTAGCTATTGGTTTCTGGCACGGGGATGTATGGGGTATGTTGTTAACGGTGGGTGTGCTTCGCTTGGTTATTTCGCATCATGTGACATTCTTTATCAACTCGCTAGCGCACCTATGGGGGCGTCAGCCTTACAGTGATAAAAATACTGCTAAAGACAATGCACTAATTGCCTATTTCACCTTTGGTGAGGGTTATCACAACTACCATCATAGCTTTCAATTTGATTATCGTAACGGCATTCGCTGGTGGCAATTTGACCCCACTAAATGGCTTATTTGGAGCTTAAATAAAGTAGGGTTAGCACAAAACCTAAGAACCTGCGGTAATGACCGAATTGAAAAAGCAAAAGCTCATATGCTGTTACAAAAAGCCAATGAGCGGTTAAGCGCGCTGCCCAATGCCGACGAAATAAGCGCGATACTTCATGCGGAGTATGAACATTTAGTTGAGCACATTAACCAAGCTTATGAGGCAAAAAAAGCATGGCTAGAGTTGCAAAAAAACCACTTAATTGAAGCTTGTGATAAGTCAGAGGCGATGAAGCAATACAAAGAACTTAAATCAAATCTTCAAGAGCAACGTGAAAGGTGGAATAGCTTAGTCACTCAATACGCCTAA
- the mltF gene encoding membrane-bound lytic murein transglycosylase MltF, protein MVIQLKSKIIFSILVISLLSALLLVKTNTFNLNTSLDGKSSLYPQEPDETGIPRPVVLVNSIIKRGTLRVATRNAPTTYYHGPLGAKGFEYDLAKDFADYLGVDLEIVVYDNIADILDAVNAEVVDLAAAGITKTGTRQQSFLFGPSYHNIKQQVICNRDKGAPRNISDLAGRNIHVIAKSSYVERLKELAQDTPAISWTEHASASTEELIHDVADGLIECVVSDSNIVKLNQRYFPNIKTGLSITESQPLAWTLNKKSTALKQVIDDWFTQYRALGLLASLNQHYYQYVPIFDYVDIRAFHRRIDSKLPKFKTYFEQAAEKYNLDWLLLAAQSYQESHWNPKAKSPTGVRGMMMLTLPTAKRVGVKSRLDVKQSIDGGARYMSSLMGRLPDGIPEHSRIWFALAAYNVGMGHLYDARNLATKLGKDPNNWHDMQDVLPLLAKKEYYSRLRYGYARGSEPVEYVKRIRHYRDILEKKIKEEALQEKAMSTASMQ, encoded by the coding sequence GTGGTGATTCAACTTAAAAGCAAAATAATATTTAGCATTCTAGTAATATCTCTTCTGTCAGCTTTGCTCTTAGTAAAAACAAATACCTTTAACCTAAACACATCCTTAGACGGTAAGTCCTCCCTTTACCCACAAGAGCCGGATGAAACAGGTATCCCCCGCCCCGTTGTTCTAGTTAACTCTATTATAAAAAGAGGCACGTTAAGAGTCGCCACTCGGAATGCACCTACAACCTACTATCATGGCCCATTGGGCGCTAAAGGATTTGAATATGATTTGGCTAAAGACTTCGCAGACTATTTAGGGGTCGACTTAGAAATAGTCGTCTACGACAATATTGCAGACATACTAGACGCTGTGAACGCCGAAGTGGTTGATTTAGCCGCTGCAGGCATCACAAAAACGGGCACAAGGCAGCAATCTTTCCTCTTTGGCCCCTCTTACCATAATATAAAACAACAAGTTATCTGTAATCGCGATAAAGGTGCACCGAGAAACATTAGTGACCTGGCAGGTCGCAATATACATGTCATAGCAAAGAGTAGCTACGTTGAAAGGTTAAAGGAACTCGCCCAAGACACACCCGCGATCTCATGGACTGAACATGCATCAGCCTCCACCGAAGAGCTAATACATGATGTAGCTGACGGCCTTATCGAGTGTGTAGTCAGTGACTCTAATATTGTTAAACTCAATCAACGGTACTTTCCTAATATTAAAACAGGGCTATCCATTACAGAAAGCCAACCGCTCGCTTGGACTTTAAACAAAAAATCTACCGCTCTAAAACAAGTGATTGATGATTGGTTCACGCAGTATAGAGCACTTGGTTTGCTGGCCTCTCTAAACCAGCATTACTATCAATATGTGCCTATCTTTGATTATGTAGATATCAGAGCCTTCCACCGAAGAATTGATTCAAAGCTGCCAAAATTTAAGACATATTTCGAGCAAGCCGCTGAAAAGTACAACTTAGATTGGTTATTACTTGCCGCACAGTCCTATCAGGAGTCTCACTGGAACCCTAAGGCTAAAAGCCCTACAGGCGTTAGAGGAATGATGATGCTAACCTTACCTACAGCTAAGCGTGTAGGCGTTAAGAGTAGGCTAGACGTAAAGCAAAGTATCGACGGCGGCGCTCGCTATATGTCCTCACTAATGGGGCGTCTTCCTGATGGAATACCAGAACACAGCCGTATTTGGTTTGCATTAGCCGCTTATAATGTCGGTATGGGGCACCTCTACGATGCACGAAACCTTGCGACTAAACTCGGTAAAGACCCTAATAACTGGCACGATATGCAAGACGTGTTGCCACTACTTGCAAAAAAAGAGTATTACTCAAGACTACGCTACGGGTATGCAAGAGGGTCGGAACCTGTTGAATATGTTAAAAGAATTCGTCATTACCGAGATATTCTAGAAAAGAAAATAAAAGAAGAAGCGTTACAAGAAAAAGCGATGTCTACAGCGTCTATGCAATAA
- a CDS encoding AAA family ATPase → MSSDTRTNTTDSPLSSPDVYCPVLMIASPGPGHGKTMLSALVARLHLNKGRKVQVFKAGSDLSDHTVLECASGQKVLSIDLLTMSELAIKRVLYHAAYESDLIIIECAKGLFDGQARGSHADLARLLGVPIVVVIDAQGINQTFGAIAHGMQSFQPDLPFGGVIANGMSNVDHFQRIKQGTPARVPLIAGIPRDKKLALPARYLASIQPRDCHDLDRWLEEAIDTLISSRFTAGIERLPEAICFSLPRSTQFGCRDF, encoded by the coding sequence ATGAGTAGCGATACACGCACGAATACTACTGATAGCCCCCTATCGTCTCCGGATGTTTACTGTCCTGTCTTGATGATAGCCTCTCCCGGCCCTGGTCATGGTAAAACAATGTTGTCAGCATTGGTTGCTCGATTACATCTTAATAAGGGCCGCAAAGTACAGGTGTTTAAGGCAGGCTCTGATTTAAGCGATCATACCGTTCTTGAATGCGCATCTGGCCAGAAGGTACTGAGTATCGACTTATTGACGATGAGTGAGTTAGCTATTAAGCGTGTGCTGTATCATGCCGCTTATGAGAGCGATCTGATTATTATTGAATGCGCTAAGGGGTTGTTTGATGGGCAAGCCAGAGGCTCACATGCTGATTTAGCAAGGCTTCTTGGCGTCCCTATTGTGGTGGTGATTGACGCTCAAGGTATTAACCAAACATTTGGTGCTATTGCACATGGCATGCAAAGTTTTCAGCCAGACCTTCCTTTTGGGGGGGTTATTGCCAATGGCATGAGTAATGTCGATCATTTTCAACGAATCAAACAAGGAACACCTGCTCGGGTTCCCCTTATTGCGGGTATCCCCAGAGATAAGAAATTGGCACTGCCTGCTCGCTACTTAGCGTCGATTCAACCCAGAGATTGTCATGATCTTGACCGATGGCTAGAGGAGGCCATTGACACACTGATAAGTAGTCGTTTCACCGCAGGTATCGAACGACTGCCTGAAGCCATTTGTTTTTCGTTGCCTAGGTCGACTCAATTTGGCTGCAGGGACTTTTAG
- a CDS encoding SAM-dependent methyltransferase, giving the protein MQKTFGQLNQLLINYADIWRVSPFSTPKPLWLDQYPALQEWLLTLTEDEVDRLQGDDSLLCQQIAPYFPVAQDIRSLIQFPFCESKKSIARSYAWQRDVPGRKAEQIEAFAAATGEVSNPLIEWCSGKLHLGRYLAEQFNVPVLGLEINNSLVQQANQLAQRMNSDARVEQCDVLSEGAVSRLNDQHHAIALHACGGLHVSLLEGCVEQRVKRITFAPCCYHRFNQRAIYQPMSVIAKNSALTLDGDDLRSAVRQSNTAAERERVKRKKLQRWRLGFDLLQRDVRAVDEYLPVPSLSVKLLDGTFRDFCLHVADIKGLTISKDLDFEEYEVSGEKRFYEYSRYELVRMTFRRALECWLVLDRVMYLEEHGYRCSISQFCDAALTPRNVLIDAFRHGENKH; this is encoded by the coding sequence ATGCAAAAGACCTTCGGCCAACTCAATCAACTACTCATTAACTATGCCGATATCTGGCGTGTATCGCCTTTTTCTACCCCAAAGCCGCTCTGGCTAGATCAATATCCCGCACTTCAAGAATGGCTACTAACGTTAACTGAAGATGAGGTAGACCGCCTACAAGGTGATGATAGTTTGCTCTGTCAGCAAATAGCCCCTTACTTTCCGGTTGCTCAAGACATACGCTCGTTAATACAGTTTCCTTTTTGTGAGAGTAAAAAATCAATAGCAAGATCTTACGCCTGGCAGCGAGATGTCCCCGGTAGAAAGGCTGAGCAAATCGAAGCGTTTGCGGCTGCGACAGGTGAGGTCTCAAACCCGTTAATTGAGTGGTGCTCGGGTAAGTTGCATTTAGGGCGTTATTTGGCAGAGCAGTTTAATGTACCTGTATTGGGGTTAGAGATTAATAACAGCTTAGTGCAGCAGGCCAACCAGCTGGCACAACGCATGAATAGTGACGCCAGAGTAGAGCAGTGCGATGTATTAAGTGAGGGTGCGGTGAGCCGATTGAATGATCAGCACCACGCCATCGCATTACATGCCTGTGGCGGGTTGCATGTTAGTTTATTAGAGGGGTGTGTTGAGCAGCGCGTGAAGCGCATCACCTTTGCACCTTGCTGTTATCATCGTTTTAATCAGCGCGCAATTTATCAACCGATGTCAGTAATCGCTAAAAATAGCGCGTTAACACTTGATGGTGATGACTTGCGAAGTGCCGTAAGGCAGAGCAACACCGCTGCCGAGCGAGAGCGAGTGAAAAGAAAAAAACTACAGCGCTGGCGGTTGGGGTTTGACTTATTACAGCGGGACGTTAGAGCTGTTGACGAATACCTGCCGGTTCCGTCGTTGTCGGTGAAACTATTGGATGGGACGTTTCGTGATTTTTGCCTGCATGTGGCTGATATAAAAGGGCTAACGATTTCAAAGGATCTCGATTTTGAAGAGTATGAGGTAAGCGGCGAAAAGCGCTTTTATGAATACTCTCGATATGAGCTAGTTCGAATGACCTTTCGACGAGCACTTGAATGCTGGTTGGTGCTAGACCGAGTGATGTATTTGGAAGAGCATGGGTATCGTTGTTCTATTTCTCAATTTTGCGATGCAGCGTTAACGCCTCGAAACGTGCTTATTGATGCTTTTCGACATGGCGAGAATAAGCACTAG